In the genome of Arabidopsis thaliana chromosome 4, partial sequence, the window ctttgaaaataattgatttgattatgAATTTTGTGAGAATTTCAGACATATTAACTTTCAATGTTGTTGGATTAATGAAATTAACTTTTACTCTCGTAGTGATTTTTTATGGTCCATTGACAACTCTTTTAAACTCTCGGATCAACAACCCAAGAGCAGagcaaaatatttgaaagctCACAAAAAAGGTCGTCACAACTCACAATTATACACATAATCACTATTTAACCTAATAAAGCTtcattttattctaaaatttgtgaaattattGAATTTGTAATCATTATAGTATTGAATTCTTTAAAATTAAGAGCTTCTTCGTTGACTGATATAtctatcaaaataattttcaattcCGGTGAAATGTATATGTTGTTGACGGAAAAAACAACTTCATTAATGAAAACTATGTAACTAAATTTGTCTAAACAGAAGTTTAAAGATGATCTTCAAATACATGTGATATCTAGGTGTTTTGTGTgaattgaaattaattaattaggcGATTAAACCTAATTAACagaacaaataattaaatccCACTTTACATTCGATTTGAGTCATTAATGAAATTATTAGTGTCGTGGTTCATGCATCGTTCCACTTTGCACGGAAAACTAAATCGGTACATTAATCTTTCTAGGTAGTTAAGTTTTCTTCGATCCAAGATTGGACTCATCTAAAAGCGTCTTCAACCATGCATTATGCAATTTGATCCCCTCTAAAATAAACTATACATTGTTGTCGTTGCTAATCATATGCATTATATAGAACTAATTTCCTACGTCAACCAATAAAACAGCGAAATGGCTAAATTAGAACCAGTTACTAATTCACAACATGCACTGTCTTTTAACCTGGTGGATCTGATTCGTATTCATATTTATCATCGAATAATTAGTGTATCTTATCTAGCTAAAACGTAGAGCattataaaagaatattattccttggaaatattttgaatgaCTATTTCCAAACCATCTATTCATGGTACTATTTTAGtgtatcttattttttatttagtaataaatttggaaaataaaacataataatgaTAGTTTAAAGCTTGTTATTATCAACAATGtcaaagcaaaaacaactATTCAAAACTTGGAGAAAATATTTGGTCGACATTCGTAACCACGGGGAAGAAAAAATAGTATGTACTACACTTGTATATGTAGTTATGTTCTgaggggaaaaaaacaaaagagaaaagtgaaTAAATTTTGCGATGACAATTAAAACCCACATGTGTTGGGTCCAATGAAGAGATTTAAATCCATTAATTAAAGAGATCTTACAATGTCACATCAAATGTAGATCGGCCTATGTCCAACGTCAAAGGATAAAGCCAGCAGTTCAAAACCAATTTCGACCACAGCATTTTGTAcatttatgattattatttattattgataTGTAGAATtgataataattcaaatttttaaaaaattcttatatttttcttgctGGTATTTGTTATCCTGTTTTATTCTACGAAAACATTATCCCTTTCTAGTTTCTATGAAAAATAGAAGGAAAATATATCATGTTAAatataatgtattttgtttggtaaaaaatgttaaatataatGTATATCATTTCTATATTAATTCTCTCAATTTctagtgtattttttttaaaaaaatatatgatcgATGAGACCACACGTAAAAAAAATCGgcaaattttgaactaaatagatacaaaaattcacaaaacttcaaatattttaggcgtttaatagtttaaatttcatactataaaatgatacaaacttgattttttatcaatttaaaCTAAACATATCAGATTtgaattaatagaaaaatttcaaatgAAATTATCGATACATTTACATAGGTGTTGAGTCATATACGGGATTAGAATGTCTTCTAGTAGcgtcaaaatcatattttagtGAGGATAtattgataaaagaaaagaaaaatagatagCTAGCTCCataaatagtaaattttaAGTTCCACCAAAGTACTTGAACTGGACATGTCTATAATATCTTGGAAGTAGAACTTCTGATGATTATGACTATATATCTACTATAACGCTTGTATACACCGTGAAAAGTCTATTTCAAAACCCATGGAGGAGTGATCATTTAGCCTCATGTACCCTCACCGCATGTTACCTATTTAGAAACTACAAGGTGAGATGTTGAATTTGAGTGACCATTatctttttgctttcttctttgtttttgccaTACTTGTCACTTGTCATCTCACATTCACACTTATTCTCAATCTATTTTCATCACCTTGGCAAAAATCCTAGCTAGATAGGCATCATCTTGGATTCTAGTTATGTGGTCTGGTTGTGAATATTTAGCTAGCTAGAAATCTATCACATAGGTAGATATGCGTCAATATACATTTACAGTGccatttacttttcttttttacgaAATTGCGTAACAAGATTTCATACGACTTTGATTTAAAAGTTGTCAATCACACcaattttacatatttcgACCAAAttcttattgtttttcaaataaaatacgGTCTACTTTGACTATCAGATTAACCCAAAAAATACCtcaaaaaattgattatatccgaaaaaataattactttttggATTAAAAATTTTTATCGAAAATCGTTATCGTGAGAGTTAGATTTAGGTCTTATTTGAATCTACTTTTgattaattagtatatataaatgggTCAAAATGATTTGAGAGCTGCTTTGAAGATATTAGTGACAAAGAGTAAATGGGTAACACATGCGAATGGTCACAAATTCTGCAGTGGAGAAATCACTCATGTTCAAGGGTCCACATTGTTCATCTTACACATTACCAAAGTCTGCAAAAACTAGGGTTTGTTCCTTTCACATGCCTATGTCTGTTAGATGAACTACCTCtcgtgaaaagaaaaaaaatatattcctCTACACTaaacacaagaaagaagaaaccaacaaacaCTTGTATTTACCACAAACaattttcaaagatttcattTACGTATAAGTCAATTTTCCAAGTCCAAAGTTTAGGATAGATAcgtaatcaaataaataatagacAATGTATGTTATAAAAGTAGGAACTAGTACTTCTCTATCAAGTAACTAACTATACAAGctcatcaagttttttttttctttaatgtaATTTGTTTATAGTTTATCAAGTTTTAGTTCTTATATATACTCAAATATGTacgtaaagaaaaaataattcgAATGTACTGGATTTAATCATTGGGATGGTAAAGTTTCGAATGGAACACTACTGTACCCATATCTCTATATCCCTTTTTATGTACCTGCAACcccacacacacatatatatatatagtatggGCATTTTAGTTCCAATCCGGCTAGAGATTCATTCTGATTatgtataatatttataatgtttctagtatttagaaatttgatatttctgtGTAAAATTTCTtacacaatattttttcttatcattagATTTTGTAAGCAAATACAAACCTTAACTAGCTAGCttaatacattatttttgAGTTGTGTAGAAGAATTCCGAAATTCCACATATGTAAATGcctaaaataattaaaaagaaatagatatttaGATCATTCGCTCGGATACAGATTGGATACGAATATCTGAATTTTCTTAAGTGTTTGATTTGTACCAATCGTTAGTATTTACTCATACACGCATGGATGGACACAGACAACACTAGGAACTTGTACAAATGAGAGTACTTGCCAATTCTTTTAGTcagttttataatataattgtttataattaaaatgagttatgttttgtgtggtgcatgtatataatatttaatacatGTATGTGtgcatatatttatgtatgtCAATGCAACAAAGATTTGGGCTTATAaatgaatgaagaaaatgttGGTGGGATatggacaaaaacaaattggagAAACAATGAAATAATTCGAACCCATGACGTTACAACTAGTCAAAAGTCCCCACATGATCTTATCAAACGTAGGTCCATGGATGAGTTGTTTTCGATATCATAAATTTCTCACGAATTTTGTTATATGGCCTTTAAGTGTAAAATGACAAAACTTGCCAAACAAATCATAGACCCAATGCAATTTAGATATCATTGGTGAATGGTTATAGTAAGTTTAATAGctttcaattcaaaatcaattgaaaTGAATGGCTTGACTTATGTTActtagttattattattaatttcatgATATTTCTTATGTGAGATTCGTAACatgtttcttcaaaataattcaTCTTTCATCTCATCTTGTATGATATCATGATGAGTGAgatatgatttgttttcaagtCTTATAAAGCCTATTAGGCCCAGAACCACGAATACTTTTCAGAGAAGAAAACGCCCATTAGTAATAGTATAGGCCCATTAAGTATTagaataacaaaaattcagattttttttgttggtcacGAAAATTtagctttttaatttaataaaagaaaaatgggaaAAGAGGACAAGTCACGTCACGAGACAAATTAGCATAGCacgcaaagaagaagaagaagaagaagctccaaGAATCTGTCGCAGAAATCGCCATGGCAGTCACAGCATTTAACACATTGAAACTTGTATCGTCGTCTCTAGATCCGATTCCTTCagtctcttgttcttcttattCCTTCTCTCTGATATATGTCGGATCTCCTTACAAGAGATGTCTAAAGCAGTCATGTTCTGTTCGAGCtatgacttcttcttcttcggctgcatcgtcttcttcttcgtccttTGGATCGAGAATGGAAGAGAGTATTAGGAAAACAGTGACTGAGAACACTGTCGTTATTTACTCCAAAACTTGGTGCTCGTATGTTCACTACTCTCTTTCGTTATCAGTTTTAATTaggatttgttttatttctttctttttgcttaATTGGAGAATGGGTTTATCAAatatccttgtaaattttcgtttttacTGTTATTCAGATCTTAATGTTTCTGTTGATAATTTGTTGGTGTTTGGTGTGTATTGAAGATACTGTACTGAAGTGAAGACATTGTTCAAGAGACTTGGGGTTCAGCCACTGGTTGTTGAATTGGATCAACTTGGTATGTTTGCATTTCCTTAacatttctatcttttttttccatagcTTAGCTTGAGTAATTGATTTGATCATGATAATACTATATCATGGCTTTAGATAGATGATGAGGTAATGCTTGttagtttttaaaagtatCCATTAGTATTGCCTTTAACCTTTAGATTTTGGTTACATATGCATATTACTATTCTAGTTTATGTTGTGGCATTTAGACTCGTTGAAAGAATGCAAGTCTTGTTTACCTTCTGAGTGATTTAGTTTTTCAGATTCGAATGAGTTTACATGTTTatctttaacttttctttctgGACCATTGGGTTGAAAATGTACATTTTGGGGATTCTTGTTTGCCTTTGATATTTGTTGTAACctgcttttgtttctcactAGTCCATACttgtatatatcataaaagtaaatgtgtctctctctttgaGAACAGTTGAAGATGCAATTGTCAAAATGTTTGGTGATTTTGGACAACAAAGAATGATTTGTTATGTTCTATCTAAAGTTCTGTTTGACTAAACTATGTTTGGTTAATTTCAGGTCCACAAGGGCCACAACTGCAGAAGGTACTGGAAAGACTTACTGGGCAACACACTGTTCCTAATGTTTTCGTATGTAAGTAGTTTAATCCGTTTACATCGATCATATCTTCATTGAAACTCTGTTTTCCTTATATATCCTACCTGCTTCAAAAGATGAAACCTTTAGATGTCCCAAAGAAGTGAACAACATAGTTTCAGTTAATAGCTAGTCATAACAGTGTCTAATCTTTGTCCTAATGAGCAGGTGGCAAGCACATTGGTGGCTGCACAGGTACTttcctccttctcttctcacctctttggtttcttctacttctcaaaTGTGAGATGCCTCAGTTTTGGATATTGTTTCACTCAACTATTGGCattatcttcttgttcttgtgcTACAGATACAGTGAAGCTTAACAGGAAAGGAGATCTGGAACTGATGTTAGCTGAAGCCAACGGTAAAAACGGTCAGAGTTGAGGAGATGTTGAAACTGGTTCGGAGATTTTTGCATACGGAGCTTGGAAagttttctcatttttgttattatcatTGTACCTCATTTGAATACAATAATTATAGttaataaataacatatacaTATCATGTAATTGTtgatctctctttgtttttcacCACTTGAATTCACAGTTTTCAAGCCTTCAGAGTAATCCAAATATTACCAATCCCAGGCTGATaaataaagaaggaaaaaagtggcctaatatatattctagaaaatccaaaatcagaGAGAAGCGTGGCAAGTTTAGGATCACAGGTCAATAGAGTGAAAAATGATCCCAAACTGAAAAGAGATGTCATCTTCTGAAACAGGGGAAGTTGCAGAGAATCTAGCGAGACCAATGGCTACTCTGGTCTCGTCTCAAACTTACATCTACCATTGTCATATTAGTAAACAAGCTCTTTATCAGGCAAAAGAATCATACTCTCATCGTAGAATTTCCCGTCATAATCACAGAGAAAGACTCGATTTTTCTCATAGAAACCATAGATTGACAATAACTAGAAAGCAGCAACCTTTGTCTTTCAACACCGTGTGTTTTGCCGCAGACGAGCCCTCCGAAATCAGGTAAACTTCGACTTCTTCTAACCTTATTAAATTGGGGTTCGTCTTTAGATTTGAATGAATTATGGTTTAGGTTCTATCTGTGTCGTTGTTGAATCAATTTTAGTACTTGGTAGGTTTATGCTCATTGACATGATGAAAGGTTAAAACTTTGAATGCAAGAATGTTATCTCACACCTTGTGTAATGTCACAGCTAAGTTATCTCTGTTTATGGTTTCAGTGCTGATGCTAGAATCCGTAGTGAGGTTCTGTCTCCGTTCAGATCAGTCCGTATGTTCTTCTACCTCGCCTTTATAGCAAGCGGTTCATTAGGAGGACTAATAGCCACTTCTAGGCTCATAGGTGCCCTGGCGAATCCGGCTAGATCAGGTGAAGTTCTTGAGATCGTTAAGGGTTTGGGAGTTGACATTGGTGCTGCTTCTCTCTTTGCGTTCCTATACTTCAACGAAAACAAGACCAAGAACGCGCAAATGGCTAGGCTCTCGAGGGAAGAGAATCTTGGCAAACTCAAAATGAGAGTCGAAGAGAACAATAAGGTAATCTCCGTAGGTGATCTGAGAGGGGTTGCTAGGCTTGTGATCTGTGCTGGTCCTGCGGAGTTTATTGAAGAAGCGTTTAAGAGAAGTAAAGAGTATACACAAGGGCTCGTGGAGAGAGGTGTGGTTGTGGTGGCTTATGCTACGGATGGGAATTCACCGGTTTTGGAGTTTGATGAAACTGACATTGCGGATGAAGAAATGAGccagagaaggaagaaactgTGGCGGGTGACTCCGGTTTTTGTCCCGGAATGGGAAAAGTAAGAATCTTTCCTTAAAGATAGTGAAACCCGAGTTGAAAAAATCGAATTTGAGAGtgttcatattttttgttgcGTGAACAGGTGGTTAAATGAGCAGAAGAAGCTTGCCAATGTTTCCTCAGACTCTCCAGTGTAAGTAGTTCTTTGCATTTGCTCTGAAACCGGTTTAAACTGAATATTGCACCGGTTCTTGAGCTGAATATGAGTGTTTTTGCGTAAAGACAATCGATTTAAACCGCGTTTTGCAATCGGTGATACGGAATTGTTGTTGATATTAGGTATTTGTCTCTGCGTTTGGATGGGCGTGTAAGGGCAAGTGGAGTGGGTTATCCTCCATGGCAAGCCTTCGTTGCACAGCTTCCTCCGGTTAAGGGAATGTGGACCGGTCTTCTTGACGGTATGGATGGTAGAGTGTAAATACTCTAATACTTAGGGATAAAGTCATATGTTTTTTAGTCTcctataaattttataaaatgtatagttatgaaaagattttgacttcaaaattattattttcactTCGTGGTTAGTCCGAATGAATGAATTCAGAAGCAAAGTGTttgtgtttagtttttaagGTGTTTACCAAGGGAAATTGTACCGGTTTCAGAATGAATATGAAGACGGTTAAGAGAGCTAACCATGAGTAGAAAGAGACTTTTA includes:
- a CDS encoding LOW PSII ACCUMULATION-like protein (FUNCTIONS IN: molecular_function unknown; INVOLVED IN: biological_process unknown; LOCATED IN: chloroplast; EXPRESSED IN: 21 plant structures; EXPRESSED DURING: 13 growth stages; CONTAINS InterPro DOMAIN/s: Protein of unknown function DUF3493 (InterPro:IPR021883); BEST Arabidopsis thaliana protein match is: tetratricopeptide repeat (TPR)-containing protein (TAIR:AT1G02910.1); Has 30201 Blast hits to 17322 proteins in 780 species: Archae - 12; Bacteria - 1396; Metazoa - 17338; Fungi - 3422; Plants - 5037; Viruses - 0; Other Eukaryotes - 2996 (source: NCBI BLink).) gives rise to the protein MSSSETGEVAENLARPMATLVSSQTYIYHCHISKQALYQAKESYSHRRISRHNHRERLDFSHRNHRLTITRKQQPLSFNTVCFAADEPSEISADARIRSEVLSPFRSVRMFFYLAFIASGSLGGLIATSRLIGALANPARSGEVLEIVKGLGVDIGAASLFAFLYFNENKTKNAQMARLSREENLGKLKMRVEENNKVISVGDLRGVARLVICAGPAEFIEEAFKRSKEYTQGLVERGVVVVAYATDGNSPVLEFDETDIADEEMSQRRKKLWRVTPVFVPEWEKWLNEQKKLANVSSDSPVYLSLRLDGRVRASGVGYPPWQAFVAQLPPVKGMWTGLLDGMDGRV
- the GrxC5 gene encoding Glutaredoxin family protein (Glutaredoxin family protein; FUNCTIONS IN: electron carrier activity, protein disulfide oxidoreductase activity; INVOLVED IN: cell redox homeostasis; LOCATED IN: chloroplast; CONTAINS InterPro DOMAIN/s: Thioredoxin fold (InterPro:IPR012335), Glutaredoxin (InterPro:IPR002109), Glutaredoxin subgroup (InterPro:IPR014025), Glutaredoxin, eukaryotic/virial (InterPro:IPR011899), Thioredoxin-like fold (InterPro:IPR012336); BEST Arabidopsis thaliana protein match is: Thioredoxin superfamily protein (TAIR:AT2G20270.1); Has 4412 Blast hits to 4405 proteins in 1169 species: Archae - 6; Bacteria - 1982; Metazoa - 422; Fungi - 333; Plants - 692; Viruses - 111; Other Eukaryotes - 866 (source: NCBI BLink).) produces the protein MAVTAFNTLKLVSSSLDPIPSVSCSSYSFSLIYVGSPYKRCLKQSCSVRAMTSSSSAASSSSSSFGSRMEESIRKTVTENTVVIYSKTWCSYCTEVKTLFKRLGVQPLVVELDQLGPQGPQLQKVLERLTGQHTVPNVFVCGKHIGGCTDTVKLNRKGDLELMLAEANGKNGQS
- the GrxC5 gene encoding Glutaredoxin family protein, which encodes MAVTAFNTLKLVSSSLDPIPSVSCSSYSFSLIYVGSPYKRCLKQSCSVRAMTSSSSAASSSSSSFGSRMEESIRKTVTENTVVIYSKTWCSYCTEVKTLFKRLGVQPLVVELDQLGPQGPQLQKVLERLTGQHTVPNVFVCK